The Candidatus Nanosynbacter featherlites DNA window TCACGTCGCCGCAAGACAACAGCTGTCTCAGCTGACTAGTTAAATCTTATTTTGGTGATCGGTAACACACCTTGGAATGCCAGGTGTGTTATTTTATTGTGCGAATTAGGCGGCAGGTTCTTGCCTCATTGACCTGCCACTGGACGTGACAATGCATGCAAGAATAGGTATCTTTTGCCTTCTGTAGCCCGATAGCTCCGCAATGAGGACAACTACTGCGGGAGGTGAGCCATGATCGATAGGAATCAAGCGAGTCCTGGACAACATTGTCGTCCATAGTTAGCGATACACCATAGCGTGGCGCTAGAACCTTAGTGCAGTATTCCCAGGCCTCTCGCTCCATCTCTATGAGCTGAATGTCTCGAGAGAAGGTCTGGTGACCAAGCTCGGCGTGAGCAATCTCGTGAAGTAGCTGAGCAGGCGAATGATGCTTAGTATCAACTGTAATCGTTTTAGCGGCTGGTGTCCAACTAAAATCATCACCAGTAGTGATGGTGTAATTCGGAAAGTCACGCCTAACTAACAGGAGTAATTCATCGATCGACATAGTAAAACTAGTATAGCATGTTACTTTACAGAGGTGGAACAGATGTGCTATAATGACTCGTAATAGACAAATGTGCAAATGTGGAGACTAGTATGAAGCAAATCAATCGACAAAGAGGCTCAGTGATGACTTTTACGGTAGTAGGAGTAGTATTGGCTATTTTGGCGCTTGGGTTACTCTATACTGCTCGCCAGCAAGATAACAATGCTGTAGTGCCTGTAGCGACAGATAACAATTCACAAAAACAAGAACTTGTCCAAAAAGATGAAAAATCCGAACAAAACAAATCTGAAACATCTAAGCCAAACACCACGACCAACACCCAGTCAAATAACTCACAAAAACAAGAACAGCCTAAGAACCAGTCTACGGGCAATGCTCAGAAGCCATCAGTGACACAGCAGCCCGCCCCTACTACTCCGACTGGCCCTGCCACTCCAGCTGCTCCTGCAGCCGCTACTAATGGCAGTAGCACTGCGAATCTACCGACAACCGGTCCAGCTGATCACATCGGGGAGTTATTGATCGTTGGCGTTATTCCGGGTATGGCAGTCGCATACGCCCGTTCTCGGAAGGTTGTATAGCCTCTCTTTGACTTTTGCTAACAGATTGTGGTACTATAAAGATAGCTTGATGTCTACTTTTTTAGTGTGACTCAAAAATATTAATTTTAAGGAAGGAGTCTGAAAAGACTTATGGCAAACGCCACAATTACAATGGATGACCTGCTGGCACAAGCAGGAGATAATGTTAAACAATTGACAGCTGGTGAAGTGGTTCACGGTACAGTTTTGTCAGTAAAGAAGCACGAAGTGTTGATTGACCTGGGGCCGTTGGGCGTTGGTTTGGTTCCAAGGCGTGAAGTTGGTTTTTCGAAGACTTGCGCTGTTGGTGACGAAGTTACCGCAAGTGTCATCGACACAGAGCTTGATAATGGCTATAGCTTACTGAGCTTACGCAAAGCAGCGAAGGATCGAGGTTGGGATGAAGTTGCTGAGAAGCTAGAAAGTGGTGAAATCATCACGATTACCCCGTATGACGCAAACCGCGGCGGTTTGTTGGTTGAATACGAAGGGGTTCGTGGCTTCTTGCCAGTATCTCAATTGTCAGCTGAGCACTACCCACGAGTTGGTTCGAGTGATAAGGATGAGATTTTGCAACGCTTGAACGCATTGGTTAATGTTGAAATGAAAGTTCGCGTATTGGACGCTGACCGAAAGGCTAACAAGTTGATCTTCTCGGAAAAAGAAGCTATCAAAGAAGGATTGGCAGAGCGATTTAAGCAATTGTCAATCGGCGACACAGTTCGCGGTGTCGTTACTGGTGTTGTTGACTTTGGTGTGTTCGTGAATGTTGAAGGTATCGAAGGTTTGGTACACATCTCAGAAATCAGCTGGGAGCGCGTCAGTAGCCCAAGCGACTACGTGAAAGTTGGCGAGACGATCGAAGCAAAGATTATCGCTATCGACAAGGATCGTTTGAGCCTCAGCATGAAGCAGCTAACTCCAGACCCTTGGTTGAAGGAAGTTGAACAATTCAAGTCAGGTGATCAAGTCGAAGGAACGGTTACTCGCATCACTCCGTTTGGTGCTTTCGTACAGCTAAGTCCAGCAGTTGAGGCATTGGTTCACGTGTCCGAACTAGGTGGTGACGGCACTGATCCAGAGAAGGTGTTCACTTTGAATGAGCGCAAGAGTTTTACGGTGCTCGATATTGATAAAGAGAGTCGTAAGATCTCTTTGACACTTGGTGAAGCAAAGAAAAAATAATTAGAACAAAATCCCTGAGGCGTGGTGACGTACCAGAGGTGAGAGGAGCTTATTATGGCAGAAAAAATCGTCAAAATTGCAGATTCAGTAACTGTCGGTGAGCTTGCAGAGACCCTTGGTTTATCCGTGACCACGCTGATTGGTGAGTTGTTCAAAAACGGTATCGCCGCAACAATCAACCAACGCCTTGATTTTGATACCGCTCAGATCGTAGTGGAAGAACTTGGCTTGGATGTGCAGCTGGAGCGCAAGCAGGCGGCTGCTACAGATACACCATTGCGTCATGTGCATCAGTTGACAGACAAAGCTGTAGCGCGCCCACCTATCGTAGCGGTTATGGGACACGTTGACCACGGTAAAACGAGCTTGCTTGACGCCATCTTGGATAAAAAGACTGCTGAGGGTGAAGCTGGTGGTATCACGCAGCATATTAGCGCTTATCAAGCGGAGCGTAACGGCAGAACAATCACACTACTTGATACACCTGGTCACGAAGCGTTTGCTGCACTAAGGCAGCACGGAGCGGTTTTGACTGATGTGGTGATCATCGTGGTGGCGGCCGATGA harbors:
- a CDS encoding 30S ribosomal protein S1 — protein: MANATITMDDLLAQAGDNVKQLTAGEVVHGTVLSVKKHEVLIDLGPLGVGLVPRREVGFSKTCAVGDEVTASVIDTELDNGYSLLSLRKAAKDRGWDEVAEKLESGEIITITPYDANRGGLLVEYEGVRGFLPVSQLSAEHYPRVGSSDKDEILQRLNALVNVEMKVRVLDADRKANKLIFSEKEAIKEGLAERFKQLSIGDTVRGVVTGVVDFGVFVNVEGIEGLVHISEISWERVSSPSDYVKVGETIEAKIIAIDKDRLSLSMKQLTPDPWLKEVEQFKSGDQVEGTVTRITPFGAFVQLSPAVEALVHVSELGGDGTDPEKVFTLNERKSFTVLDIDKESRKISLTLGEAKKK